One segment of Streptomyces sp. NBC_00576 DNA contains the following:
- a CDS encoding ATP-grasp domain-containing protein, translated as MPIPVLYCRDPLNPRCVDEHFAQEAQGVRACGGVMGVIDHDALLRGDAEQAVAHVPAGLGSAWYRGWMIPGDRYAALAEALSRRGTPLLVAPEQYRAAHELPGWYPMFVDVTPVSVWRPTKPGEVLTAEDLAVLAESLPPGPGIVKDYVKSRKHEWEQACFLPDLADAVGVIRVVRRFVELQEEFLAGGVVLRSFETFAKPESVAAEVRVWWLDGEPRLLTPHPDGPFECELVPDLGHIGSAVQRLGCRFVTTDVALRADGVWRVVEVGDGQVSDLHPSSTRGELAALLVGP; from the coding sequence ATGCCGATCCCTGTCCTGTACTGCCGTGATCCGTTGAATCCACGATGCGTGGACGAACACTTCGCGCAGGAGGCACAGGGCGTGCGGGCCTGCGGCGGGGTGATGGGGGTGATCGACCACGATGCGCTGTTGCGGGGTGACGCAGAACAAGCTGTTGCACACGTACCGGCTGGGCTGGGAAGTGCCTGGTACCGGGGTTGGATGATTCCGGGCGATCGATACGCCGCGTTGGCTGAGGCGCTGAGTCGACGCGGCACCCCGTTGCTCGTCGCTCCGGAGCAATACCGGGCTGCTCACGAACTGCCGGGCTGGTATCCGATGTTCGTCGATGTCACGCCCGTGAGTGTGTGGCGCCCCACCAAACCCGGTGAGGTCCTGACCGCCGAAGACCTGGCTGTTCTCGCCGAGTCGTTGCCGCCGGGCCCGGGAATCGTGAAGGACTACGTCAAATCCCGTAAGCACGAGTGGGAGCAGGCGTGCTTCCTTCCCGATCTAGCCGACGCGGTGGGGGTGATACGGGTCGTGCGGCGCTTTGTGGAACTGCAGGAGGAGTTCCTTGCTGGTGGGGTAGTTCTGCGCAGCTTCGAGACGTTCGCGAAGCCGGAGTCCGTCGCGGCTGAAGTGCGCGTGTGGTGGCTGGATGGTGAACCCAGGCTGCTCACGCCCCACCCGGACGGCCCGTTCGAGTGTGAGCTGGTGCCCGACCTCGGCCATATCGGGTCTGCGGTGCAGCGACTGGGATGCCGGTTCGTCACAACCGACGTGGCTCTCCGCGCGGACGGGGTGTGGCGAGTCGTCGAAGTCGGTGACGGCCAGGTCAGTGACCTGCACCCGTCGAGCACGCGTGGCGAGTTGGCCGCTCTGCTGGTCGGTCCGTAG